The Phocoena sinus isolate mPhoSin1 chromosome 8, mPhoSin1.pri, whole genome shotgun sequence nucleotide sequence GGAGTGGTTGGGGAAGAGGTCTCATGAAGGAGTATCCACAATAcggacagaaaataaagaaaggaggaaaattatacatataatataaagaCAACAAGACTCACGTGATTGCTACAAGGTGCGTGAGAAAGAGAGGTAAAAAGATAGGAGGATCTGGCATTTAAGATTTGGATGTGGGAGATTTCTGGCTGATGGAAGTGACTTAGGAATGGGCATGGAAAGGGTGGTCAAAGTGGAACATAAGTGGAGGTTAACACCAGCCAattgaaaattattaagaaactGTAGAAAAATAGTTAATATCCATGTAACGGAACATCCATATGagaaatactactcaacaatgacaagggaataaactattgataaaCACAGCATCTTAGATGAATTTCAaagccattatgctaagtgagagaagttAATCTTAAAAAATTACGCATCATACAATTTTTGTTATATGatgtttttgaaaagacaaatgtGATGGTCAGGGGTTAGGCATGGAAtgtgtaaaactataaaacacagtGAGAAGAAGTTATTTTAGGATGTTGGAAATGCTCTGCATCCTGAACAAGTCCATTTTACAGTATGCTAAttaagagggagagacagagacagagagagagaagatccAGTAACCTTGTTTCgcagatggagaaactggaaactgAAGACTGAGGTGAGGCCTGGAGAAGATCACATGGCTAGAGAGTGTTTCTGGGGACACCCGCACCCACACATATGCACTCGCCCATGCAAAGACTCACACACACCCATGCCCATGCCTACAAACCACCATGAAATAAGGGGAAGAGGACAAGACCCAGGGAACGGAGATTTTAAGAGGTTTAGTAAAATGTTTGTGAAGTGTagtggtaaaaatatttttttttcagatttcaggcagatataaaaggaaaggaaagaaaaattacaacaTCTTCATTACCATgtttaaattatgaaatgttGAAAACTATCGCTTTTCATTTGTAAATCAGAGTTGTTAAATAATTGTCAAATTCTTTGCCCATAAACAGCGCGTTTGAAAGCTGGGTGTTGCTAGTTCCAGCCTGGCAATGAGTCACTGAAGTTACTTATCCCTCTTCCCCTGAGGTAAACATGTGCTAGAAAATACTGTGAAGAGGTGCATTTAGATAGAGTAGAATAACAGCCAGTCAGCAaccatcttttcctctaagatgtgGATATGCTTTTACTACCCTTTTACTACCCTAAATCAGTCCTTCCATAAAGCATATTCATGAATTAACACATTAGTGAGATACACATGTCATCTTGTTGCCCTGACAGGGCTCTGGGTGTGACTCTGACTACTAGCTTCACACAATTCCAGGTGCACTGAGGCCCTGGTGAGACTTAACATTGCAATAAAACACACCTGATTTTATTTAGTACAAACTGATACATTTAAATTATATGgcgttttaaaaaattctttaccAATAACCTTTGAGGGCAGGGGCTATGGTCCAGGCATCACCTCCACTTAAATCAACATTCTCTAGCAAAACATAGGTGCTCAATATATGCTGgcttgccatatgacccagcaatcccactagtgggcatataccctgagaaaaccataattcaaaaagagtcatgtaccaaaatgttcactgcagctctatttacaatagcccggagatggaagcaatctacgtgtccatcatcggatgaatggataaagaagatgtggcacatatatacaatggaatattactcagccataaaaagaaaggaaattgagctatttgtaatgaggtggatagacctagagtctgtcatacagagtgaagtaagtcagaaagagaaagacaaatactgtatgctaacacatatatacggaatttaagaaaaaaaatgtcatgaagaaacttggggtaagacaggaataaagacacagacctagtagagaatggacttgaggatatggggaggggggagggtaagctgtgacaaagcgagagagaggcatggacatatatacactaccaaatttaaggtagatagctagtgggaagcagccgcatagcacagggagatcagctcggtgctttgtgaccgcctggaggggtgggatagggagggtgggagggagggagacgcaagagggaagagatataggaacatatgtatatgtataactgattcactttgttataaagcagaaaccaacacaccactgtaaagcaattatactccaataaagatgtatatatatatatatatatatatatatatatatatatatatatatatatatatatatatttgctgggTTGAAGACAGGACAAAGTTTATGTCCCTAACCATTCATAggctctgcctgcctctctgggGGATCTGAGGAGTCTGATTGTGGCCACAGGGGCATGAATGGAGGCTGGAGAGGCGAGGCCCAGAACCATCACCTGCTCTGGGAAGCATACAAGTTGAAGCACTGCTAGGAGATAGTTAGAGGGGGGCTTAGAATCAATCAACCACCCTGTGGAGAAGCATGTTGTGGGCCAGTTGATAACACAAGAGCTCCTAAGGGGCATGCGTTGCTTGTCCAGCTTTTGTGCTTGTGCTAAAGATTAGGTGCCTTAGAGATGAGCCCAAGTGGGCAAGATAAACAGTGAGTGAAGAGGACAGAGCAAGCCTTAGGTGGGCAGTGAAAGGTCATTGGagtaaagggaaaggaaaatgagtGAAAGGATGAtagaagacaaaggagaaagggCCAGAAAATTGAAATGAAGATCAGAAAAGAGTCAAGGGAAGGTCTTTCTGTGGGTCGGATGTTAAAAGAAGACGGGAAATCAGGATGTTCCTCTGGGTCCccaaaaaattcaggaaaataattCTTCACCAATGACTAACCCCTATCCAGGCCCAAGCAGGAGTTCCTGTGCATGGAGGGTTGGGAGGGTTAAGGTGGGGCAGTTATCTGAGCCCAGAGACACCGGCCCAAACTTTTAGCCCCTTCTAGGACTTGGAGTCTTATCTCTTAGCCACAGACCTTATGGTCTCTAACCACTCCCCTCCCAAGCTTTGCAAATACAGCCCACCCCCCTACAGTGAATGAACTAGAAGAAAGGCTCtaggaaaggggcagaaaacagTCTCTAATGTCTCAATGTGGTTCAGATGGAAGAGAACTGAACACAGGCACGTGAACTTGCAAAGCCCTTTAACCACTGGGTTTTAGTCATTTCTTTGTTAACTGGAATAAAGCCATTTTTAACAGAGGTTTTTGAAGTTAAGAAGAAAAGTGATGTTTCTGATGTGCTGACTTGTCACAACAGAGACACTCGCACAATGTATGCATTCAAATGTATCTTCTTCCTTAAGCATTCCCCCTGTATCTATTCTCGTTATCTCATGCCTCACAACCAAATCTTAACCAAGATGAAGCATTTCCCGGTCCTTACTCAGCAGTTAGTAAGGACTCAGACATTCTTCAAAGTTTTACTTCTACCAAGGCAAAACTACCCCTCTTACAATTACACCTCACAAGTAACCCCAGCTTCACTTGACTCTTTGCTTCTATGGAGCCGCCAGCTCACTTAGATTTGTTGCACTTTCAACCACTTAATTATGGCTCAGCATGGGTAGTCCAGTTATGACCTCTCTGGATTTCTAAAAACTCACTGTTTCATGCTTCTCTATACATAAACTAGTGCAGTACTTTTGGAATCAAATGGTCTGGTTTAGAATGTCAGTttccacttactggctgtgtacTCTGGCAAATCATTTCATCTTTCTGTGCTTTGGTCTCTTTGGTGTGTTGGATTGTTTTAATGATGAAATGCATTAATACATGTAATGCACCTAATCGTTCCTGGCCCATAGTAAATATTATAGAtgttttagttattattattattactattattgttattattagacATTTTGTGAAAATGGGATTATTGGATATTCAGGAAGAGTAGAGACCTGGTCTGACCCGCCACAGAAAGCAAGGACTTTGCAAAACTTTGCTTACAAGCACAATGCTCGATAGTATGTAAGATATTCCAATGGAAAGACTTGTATTCTACTCTTACAAGGACCCTGTGAGAAAAACAGGACCTGGCGGAAGTTTTAGTCCTATTTATCACAAGATTTTTGAGGTTCCCAGAGACTGAGTGACTTAAGGTGTTATGCTTAGAAACAGGAAGAACCACACTTACAGAGCTAGTGGTGGCTTTCCTCTGTAGGCCAAAGTGTTCTTGGGAGTAGAATGTTGAATTTGCACATTCTCATGAAGATTCAGGGGAACTCTTCTCTGAGGATGCTAGAAGCATCTACTCAGAAACTTTTGCCTTCCTTGTGGCCCTCACAAATCTAGTATAGACCTGTAAGAAGCCTACATCATGGGTCAGTCATGTGAACCAGATTAGACAGATGTTCATTTACCAACATTTGTTAAGTGCCTTTGAAGTAGAATCTGTGCTAGAGTGCTTGGGATATCAAAATATATATGGCTATATGACCAGGATCTAGGATTAGACATTTAGGGAGGATGAAGTTTTTAAAGGtaggtattcattcattcacaagtATAAGCTAAGCACGCGCTTATTACCTAGCACTGCATGAGGCCAACATGACAGAAGATGATACGTACGTGCATGCATGTGGGGTGGTAGGCACAAAATGATAATTAATAGTTAGTAGAAATCCATTAGCAGTGGTATTTTAGCAGCCACTGTGAGCCACATGCAGCACTATTAGGAGATTTACGTTCAATATTCCTCAATAAAACTCTATGAAACATATTTTCTACATCTTATTtttactaataaaaaaataaaatatgatcatTTGAGAAAATCTTTTAAGATCATGTAGCCAGTAAATAAttgagtcttttaaaatttccgtGAATACTTTAAATAGTTCCATGATACAAATATGACATAATAGATATACTTCATACATGTTAAATATAAAGTGAAAGACCATTACCTTCGTACCTTCCTTAGAGAGAATCCCTATTTACAATCCCTCTGCCCTTTTTTCaacacacgtacatacacatgtataaaaATACTCAAGCATACAGTCTTGTTTTTGGAGCCAGGAGCTGTGTGGGGCTGTTTCCATCATCCTACACTAAGAGCATTGTTAGCTTGTGTGCATTCTTGGGTTAATGTGAATACAGACCAAGACTCCAAAGAAGCCAacgtttttttttaagagtaatgACCTTGTTGTCTTTGCTGTcaacaatggaaagaaaagggaCTTACTTTTAGCATCTCCCCTCGGGAAAAAGAAGTGGGGAAAGAGACCTTGGTTTCCCACCTCCAACCCTCCTTGTATGGGGTCTACAAGTTCTTCCCTCAAAGCGCCCTCTGGATGGCCCCAGCTGAGTCAGCAGTTCCATAAACCACTCCTGCCATCTTGTGGCTTGTACAGCATCTACATGCGGCTCCTGGAGAAAAACggagaaaataagaagaaaatgctACAGGCTACCAAACAGTGACTTAAAAGCAACCATGACAACAGTAATCATGAAGGTAGTTATTATGTATTATTCCTATCACTGACAGTCTCAGTCTTTTATAGCGAACCCTAAATTTCAGAGTTCGGATTATTAATGCTATGAGACATCAAATAGGTGAAGAACATATGTACTTCTTATACCGACTGGCCAAGACTGGAACTGCTACAGAAAAGTGAGACAGAAATACATATATTGTCTATGTAGACTAAACTAAAGTGGCCAGATCATCAGGTCAGAgtcatttatagaaaaaattaaactcaaatcCCTAGAGGAGCACTTTTCTTGATATGTTACTGTTCTATCACTGGGCGTTGAGTTTTAATGATAGAAAACATCTATTCTGCTTTATTTAGTTAgttaatgaaaattatttatttattcattcattcatttatttaatggaaAGCCCCTATATTTTAGTGAGTACTAGTTACCAAGGATCTACGACTGCATATATTCTTTGCCTCTGTGATGCTTCTATTTTAAGAGGGAAGgcaaataaagaaattttaaatgcaacAATAAATAATTACAACTTTATGTAACTgctatgaaagaaatgaaaggttgATGCAATCGAGAATAACAAAGAAAGAAGTACATCGCTGACGCAACAACTGAGGGCTCTCAGAGGAGGTACTAGAATGTGTTGGGAGAGACATGGGGGTGGAGAAAGCTTTGCCTTACCACCATTGGTCCTGGAGCTCCAGCCAATGAACACGAAGCAGGAAAAGAGCCAAATGACCATATTTCAGAAAAGTGGCCACCCAGGGGCCTGCCTTTTTCAGAGGCACTTGGTGGTCAGAATAGTGATTGAACCCTTCTTTTTGCTGGCCCTAGCTATAGACCACCATGGATATTGAAGTAAGAACCTTGTTCCGGATTTATTTCTAGTATATACAGGGCACTAGCACATGACTGTGACGTGCACACCACATTCTGATGTTCTGATGTTTATTCCTCAGTTCTCATAGGCTTTTCCCAGGAACCAGGGTCTTTTATATtcgtggttttttaaaaaataaaatacaaacattcGAAAGAACATGTGAATATaggattttaagattttaatattttagtagGGAAACTGACCAAACTGTAAAAACCTGAGTTATAGCCTAGAGGTATAAAATTCCATCGTAAAGAATTAACAGAGTGACCAGAGGCAGAGGTACCTAAGTAGGTAGTGCTAACAGTACCTAAAGATGCTGACATTAtaaattgagggaaaaaaataataactcacTATTTCCAACGGGTGACTTTAGTGTTAATAATGGAAATACCACAGTAGATCATCAACAATTAAAGAAtccaaatttaatttgttttagataaaagccctgggcttccccggtggagcagtggttgagagtccacctgccgatgcaggggacgcaggttcgtgccccggtccgagaagatcccacatgctgcagagcggctgggcccatgagccatggccgctgagcctgtgcgtccggagcctgtgctccacaacgggagaggcccgcgtactgcaaaaaaaaaaaaaagggtgaatatgCATTTTGTGTTAGTGTATTACTCCATAGTGTGTTTACCTGTGTGAGCCCACTGGCACATTTATTTGCTGGAAGGCATGGCTCGCCCACTTGATTCATGAATTGTAACACTTTTGCCCCAGAAGCACATGGGTATTGAGAAGCATCCATGAGTGCAAATGAGAATTTAGTCTGAGATGCTGAGAGCACCTCCTGTGTGCTATGCACACCCTGCCTCAGCACCTTTGTACATAATGGTTCTTCTGCTGAAATACTTTTCCCTCCCCTCTCGAATCTTTACCTACTTTATTCTTACCACTTTTCAGATTTTAGATTGGAGAACCTGCTCACAgaacccttccctctctccacagaCTAGACCAAGCCTCTGTTACGCTATTTCACAGTTCCCCATCTTTTATAGCACTGATCATAGTTTGTGATTATATATAATTAGTACTGTTTGAATAGTTCCAGCTACCATCATACACTCATGAGGGCAGGGCCATGCCTTTTTTACTCACATTGAACTCCTAATCCCTAGCAGAATGCTGAGCACATGGTAGGTCCTCAATTTCGGAGCCAGATATTgcaagaaagacaaaatccagagCAAGCTGGGTCCGCGGCAGTGGAATCAACTATAAATCTGGCTACCAGGGACAGTAACTTTGTAAACTTGGTGAGATCAGGGAATCTTAGAACTCAGCCTGATTCTTGCTCTATTGCTATCCACTCAGAGATCAGAATCAAATCCCAAAAGTGAGAGCCCCCTGTAGGATAATGTTCAGAGGCAGTAAAAATAAGAAGCTGTGCCCACTTTTCAGTCTGCCCGATGGTAGAGAGCCCCAAAGAACACAGAGTGCATGGTGGCAGCTCCTACAGGACACCAAATCTGGGGGGACCTTTGGAAGGACACCAGGAAAGCTGCAGTCTTCAACTCACCCTCCTCTGTTCCCCGTGCCTCTGAAACCTTTTGGTTTCCCATCCAAGCCCTCCCGTCCATGCAGAGACAGCTCTTACCACCTCTTCTCCTATAcaagcccccccccccttttctcATAGCCCACAAGAAAATCAGACTCAGGCAGCAGATGACACGGGAGACTGGATGTAATTGCATCTCAAGATAGGCATTAGCGGAGCTCAGACTGGGATCCCACGATGGTACAGTGGCAGGGATGGCTGGGTCACTCACAGCACCCCTACCCTGTTCTGGCTCTCATTCTTCCCAATGATTCTGGAACAACATTGTCTCCACCGTAAAGAGCATCATAGTAAATTCGGTTCATAGTGCAGCTGCATTCAAGAATGGGGGAGTTAAGGTAGGGGATATGGGGGAAAAGCACAGAGGAAAAGATGTGGTCTGAACAACTAGGGCTCTGACAACTGCCTCAGCTTCTTCACAGCAGCATCTATGTCACCTCCGGTGGCAATGAGGGCCTGCAGATTGGCTTCAGGATTCAGAAAGCCCATGGCCCGCAATTGCTCTAGCTGTACCCGGAAGTGGTTCTCGGGCTGCAGCTGCAGGGGATTGGCACCAGCTAGGGCTTGCAACATCTGGAGGAAGGGCATGGAATGGAGGCCCAGCACCACAGAGCCTTGTGCTGAGGGAACTTCAGGACCTGGGGCTAGGGGAGGATCCGCGGGCATAAGGGCACCCTCTCGAGGCTCTGTACTTCCTGCCGTACTTCCCAGCCCTGCTAGCCAAGGCGTGAACAAAAGGAGGATGTGAGGGGCTTCAGTAGCCAGGATCTGCAGACCCTGTTCAATCTGCAGCAAGGCATGCATGGCACGAGGGTTTGCCATGGCTGCCTGAAGGTGCAGCGGCAGTGGCAGCTGCCAGCGCATTTCGTCCTGCAACTGTGGGGCCTCATTCATTCTGGCGGGCCTCAGAGAGCTTGGGTAAGCTGGTGGCGGCAGCCAGACATGCTCAGGGCTTCCAGCGGTAACTGCCGTGGGTGAAGGTGGGGAAGGAACAAATGGGGCCTTGTTGGCAGCACACTCCAGCCTGGAGACAAGATCAGGCATGCTGGTGCCGTGGGCAGTGGAGCCATTCCCTGCACCATCTTGGCTTCCGGCTTTTCTAGCACTGCTCTCTGTGGGGTATCTCAAGGATGCGGGGCAGGAGGGCTTCCCCTTGATTGCTACTGACTCCCTGGGGAGAGGCTGGCCTGACTCAAGTTCCTGGGATGAGGGTGAAGTTGGGGGAActtggcttcctggtggtggtggtggctctTGGCTTGGGCTGAGGGTAGATGCAATCCCCTGCAGATAGGTTCTCAGGGACAGGGGCCTCTCATGTAATTGTTGGAGAGAGTCATAGAGCCTTATATTACCTAGAACATTGCAAACCCTGTTTCTAAGTTCGGATGCCTCCTggtccccaggcctcctgcctctcctaCCAGCTGAGCCTGCAAATGTGgaagcccaggggttggggagagggtcACGATTCTCCATCCTTGAAGGTTGGCTGCTACTGGTGGTAGCACTAGCAGTAGTGGTGGTAGCAAAGGGATTGCCACCGAACTGCTCCTGCACTGCATTAAGCATTGGGTACATGATATCTGTATACATGGTGCGGAGCACATTGTAGCCACCAGGGATGCTCTCCAGGTTTCTGAGTGCCCGGTCCTGGCTACGCATCATCTCTTGCATCGTGGCAGGTTTGCATAGAAACTCCATCGTCTGCCGTATGATTTCAGGGTTGTTGAGGATGTACCCAATCTCAGGGTTGTGCTGGATCAGCTGCTGCATATGGGGGTTGTCAAGAACCAGCTGGCGCACCAGGCCTGTGTTGGACAGCAGACCCTGGATGAAGGAGTCATCAATGATCTGAGCCACAAACTCAGGCACAGACACATGCTGCCACATCAGCGAGCTTGGCGGGTCGGGGAAACTACCAGAGGTCAGGCCTAGCCCATTGAGGCCTGTGAGGACACCTAAGCTCACAGGGGATTGGCACCAGCTAGGGCTGGTGGGTAGCCTGTCTGCTGGGTAAATGGAGCTTGGCTGAGGGAGTGATCCAAGGCTTGGGGCTGGGATAGGGACCGAAGCAGCTGGGCACTCAGTGCCCACAGTACGGCGCTGCATCTTGATGACCAGGTGGACAGTGAGGCCATCTCGGACCCCACACTGTGCCAGTGAGTCAGGGTCCTTGAGGATTTTACCAGCAAATATTAGGATCAGCTGATCAGGGTGGGCCTTAAAGCGCTGGGATATCTCTTCCTTCAGCTGCTGGATGGTGCAAGTGTCTGTAACTGAGAAATCCTCCTTGTCCTTGGGTGTCTTCACTGTCACCTTGATGAGGTGAGGATCCTGGACCAGCACCGGGCTGCCCTGCGGCAGGGCCTCTCCACTTTTGGCCATGGTGGGCAGCAGGAGGCCCAGGTCTGTAGGAACACAGCtagggggatggggatgggagaCCGAGATTAGCCTTTTGGGCAGTGGTGAAAGTAGGAAAGGTGAGCAGGAAGAGGATCTGGGATCTCAGGGTGGGGGGACTGCAGGGTCCACATGGAAGGGGTTATGACGTCCCTGGGATAGGATGCTTTGGGAAGATTTTGGGTTTGAGAGATGTCAGGGGTCATGGGAGGGAAACCGGAGGCCCTGGGAAAGAGGTCTACAGTTGATGAGTGAAGGGGCAAGGGCAGCATGAAGGGCCCAGTTTGGGGAAACATACCAATCAGCTGTGGCCCCGTCCTTCTTCTTATACAAGGCTCGAAACTTCCCTCATCTTGCTGAACAACCACCACTGAAGCCTTCTCAGCCGGAACTCACTCCATCAGGTCTCCTCTGTGACCTCAGCGCCGACATCACAGCCTCATGCAATGGACTTCTGAGACTTCTCCAAGGTGTTCTGAATCCCTGGGGGCTtcatctccccccccccccaacccttcAACTCTTCTATTTCCTTTGTCTCAATTGCCTTCTTCATAGTGAGGGGCCTGGGCTGACACTTCCTTCTCAAGCCAAGAGTTTTGCTTTCACACAGCTGTTTTGTGGTATGTGGAGACTCAGACTGGGATTGGACAATTAAGAAAAGCTCCTTAATCCCTTGTGTGCCCATGAAAACCCAAATTCAGCTACCTGCCAGTTGAGCCACTTCCTGGCATCGTATGTTCCTG carries:
- the UBQLN3 gene encoding ubiquilin-3 yields the protein MAKSGEALPQGSPVLVQDPHLIKVTVKTPKDKEDFSVTDTCTIQQLKEEISQRFKAHPDQLILIFAGKILKDPDSLAQCGVRDGLTVHLVIKMQRRTVGTECPAASVPIPAPSLGSLPQPSSIYPADRLPTSPSWCQSPVSLGVLTGLNGLGLTSGSFPDPPSSLMWQHVSVPEFVAQIIDDSFIQGLLSNTGLVRQLVLDNPHMQQLIQHNPEIGYILNNPEIIRQTMEFLCKPATMQEMMRSQDRALRNLESIPGGYNVLRTMYTDIMYPMLNAVQEQFGGNPFATTTTASATTSSSQPSRMENRDPLPNPWASTFAGSAGRRGRRPGDQEASELRNRVCNVLGNIRLYDSLQQLHERPLSLRTYLQGIASTLSPSQEPPPPPGSQVPPTSPSSQELESGQPLPRESVAIKGKPSCPASLRYPTESSARKAGSQDGAGNGSTAHGTSMPDLVSRLECAANKAPFVPSPPSPTAVTAGSPEHVWLPPPAYPSSLRPARMNEAPQLQDEMRWQLPLPLHLQAAMANPRAMHALLQIEQGLQILATEAPHILLLFTPWLAGLGSTAGSTEPREGALMPADPPLAPGPEVPSAQGSVVLGLHSMPFLQMLQALAGANPLQLQPENHFRVQLEQLRAMGFLNPEANLQALIATGGDIDAAVKKLRQLSEP